In a genomic window of Candidatus Thiothrix sulfatifontis:
- a CDS encoding transglutaminase family protein, whose translation MSIHVALNHYTGYKFDRPVSLSPHVVRLRPAVHSRTPILAYSLKIKPEKHYINWQQDPFGNWLARLVFPEKTMEFSVEVDVVADMVTIDPFDFFVEEYAQKFPFKYDKALQKELIPYLEIAEDGDLLKKWLKGVDRKQPNTVLFLVGINGRLQQDIGYNIRLEPGVQSCEETLTTKTGSCRDSAWLLVQILRHLGLAARFVSGYLVQLTADQKALDGPSGTEVDFTDLHAWTEVYLPGAGWIGLDPTSGLFAGEGHIPLACTPSPGSAAPIDGFTDKCEVEFDFHNNVRRILEDPRVTKPYSDEQWADVLALGNQVEADLVRGDVRLTMGGEPTFVSIDDMDGAEWNTAALGEHKRERAGVLLRRMQKVFAPGSALQFGQGKWYPGEPFPRWALGCFWRPDGVPVWKDPALVADDQKDYGYKDTHAKVFAEAVCAKLALNKKYLVPGYEDRLYYLWKEANQPANVDWLTLNLRDSKHRNDLVMALQRGLDVPTGYALPLRWDDAAKSWASAPWEFRRREMYLIPGNSPMGFRLPLDSLAWTAEDEREVEAQPCPFEDRPALADFHGEVEQRYSAYVAPPEPTLQHADATKTMVKEWREVPRTTLCVQAREGRLYVFLPPLHFLEHYLDLVATLETTAAELKMPILLEGYEPPSDPRLKSFKVTPDPGVIEVNIHPATTWKELVENTEILYEEARLSRLGAEKFMLDGRHTGTGGGNHVTLGAATPSDSPFLRQPDVLRSLLTFWQHHPALSYLFSGMFLGPTSQAPRVDEARDESLYELEIAFQQMPSGHNDQPWLVDRLLRNLLIDITGNTHRAEFCIDKLYSPDSFSGRQGLLEFRGFEMPPHARMSLVQMLLIRTLMVRFWNTPYAHRLVRWGTALHDRFMLPHYVWEDMKDVCADLQAAGYPFQLEWLAPFHEFRFPVYGRVQYCGIELELRAALEPWNVLGEELSSQGTARFVDSSLERVQVKINGLTDSRYVVACNGRRVPMKATGVKGEYVAGVRFRAWQPPSALHPTIGIHAPLVFDIIDTWNGRSVGGCTYHVSHPGGRNSEIFPVNAYEAESRRFSRFREEHTPGVIEPKFLSEATRAFYEHGAKPQPMSPPPEEVNADYPYTLDLRRG comes from the coding sequence ATGAGTATTCACGTCGCTTTAAACCATTACACCGGCTATAAATTTGACCGTCCGGTAAGCCTGTCGCCGCATGTGGTGCGTTTGCGCCCTGCGGTGCATTCGCGCACGCCGATTCTGGCGTATTCCCTGAAAATCAAGCCGGAAAAGCATTACATCAATTGGCAGCAAGACCCGTTTGGTAACTGGCTGGCACGCTTGGTATTCCCGGAAAAAACGATGGAATTCAGCGTGGAAGTCGATGTGGTTGCCGATATGGTGACGATTGACCCGTTCGATTTCTTTGTGGAAGAGTACGCGCAAAAATTCCCCTTCAAGTATGACAAAGCCTTGCAGAAAGAGCTGATTCCGTATCTGGAAATTGCCGAAGATGGCGATTTGCTGAAGAAGTGGTTGAAGGGTGTTGACCGCAAGCAGCCGAATACCGTGCTGTTCTTGGTGGGCATCAATGGGCGTTTGCAGCAGGACATTGGTTACAACATCCGCCTCGAACCGGGGGTGCAATCGTGTGAGGAAACCCTGACCACGAAAACGGGTTCGTGCCGCGATTCGGCTTGGTTGCTGGTGCAAATTTTGCGGCATTTGGGGCTGGCGGCGCGGTTCGTGTCGGGCTATTTGGTGCAATTGACGGCGGACCAAAAGGCATTGGATGGCCCTAGCGGGACAGAGGTGGATTTCACCGATTTGCACGCTTGGACGGAGGTGTATTTGCCGGGGGCGGGCTGGATTGGGCTTGATCCGACTTCGGGGCTGTTTGCGGGTGAGGGGCATATTCCGTTGGCGTGTACGCCTTCACCGGGCAGTGCTGCGCCGATTGACGGTTTCACCGATAAATGCGAAGTCGAGTTTGATTTCCACAATAATGTGCGCCGGATTCTCGAAGACCCACGTGTGACCAAGCCGTATTCGGATGAGCAATGGGCGGACGTGCTGGCCTTGGGTAATCAGGTCGAAGCCGATTTGGTGCGTGGCGATGTGCGCCTGACGATGGGCGGTGAACCGACGTTTGTTTCCATCGACGATATGGATGGGGCGGAGTGGAACACGGCGGCGTTGGGTGAACACAAGCGCGAACGGGCGGGCGTGTTGTTGCGGCGGATGCAGAAGGTGTTTGCGCCGGGCAGTGCGCTGCAATTTGGGCAGGGCAAGTGGTATCCGGGTGAACCGTTCCCGCGTTGGGCGTTGGGTTGTTTTTGGCGACCGGATGGTGTGCCGGTGTGGAAAGATCCTGCACTGGTGGCGGATGATCAGAAGGATTATGGCTATAAGGATACGCACGCGAAGGTGTTTGCTGAGGCGGTTTGTGCCAAGTTGGCGTTGAACAAAAAGTACCTTGTGCCGGGTTACGAAGACCGTTTGTATTACTTGTGGAAAGAAGCGAATCAGCCTGCGAATGTGGATTGGTTAACGCTGAATCTGCGTGACAGCAAGCACCGTAACGATTTGGTGATGGCGTTGCAGCGCGGTCTGGATGTGCCGACGGGTTACGCGCTGCCGTTGCGTTGGGATGATGCGGCGAAAAGCTGGGCGAGTGCGCCGTGGGAATTCCGCCGCCGCGAGATGTATTTGATTCCGGGCAATTCGCCGATGGGTTTCCGTTTGCCACTGGATAGTTTGGCGTGGACGGCTGAAGATGAGCGCGAAGTCGAAGCACAGCCTTGCCCGTTTGAAGACCGCCCGGCGTTAGCGGATTTCCACGGTGAAGTGGAACAGCGTTACAGCGCGTATGTTGCACCACCTGAGCCGACTTTGCAGCACGCGGATGCGACCAAAACGATGGTGAAGGAATGGCGCGAAGTGCCGCGTACTACCTTGTGCGTGCAGGCGCGGGAAGGGCGTTTGTATGTGTTCCTGCCGCCGTTGCATTTCTTGGAGCATTATCTGGATTTGGTGGCGACGCTGGAAACCACCGCTGCCGAATTGAAGATGCCGATTTTGCTGGAAGGCTACGAGCCGCCGTCTGATCCGCGTTTGAAGTCGTTCAAGGTTACGCCTGATCCGGGTGTTATCGAGGTGAATATTCACCCGGCGACGACGTGGAAGGAATTGGTTGAGAATACTGAAATTCTGTACGAAGAGGCGCGGTTGTCTCGGCTGGGTGCGGAAAAATTCATGCTGGATGGACGGCATACTGGCACGGGTGGCGGTAATCACGTCACGCTGGGTGCGGCTACGCCGAGCGATAGCCCGTTCTTGCGCCAGCCGGATGTATTGCGCAGTTTGTTGACATTTTGGCAGCACCATCCGGCACTGTCTTACCTGTTTTCGGGGATGTTCTTGGGCCCGACCAGCCAAGCACCACGGGTGGATGAGGCGCGGGATGAGAGCTTGTATGAGCTGGAAATCGCGTTCCAGCAAATGCCGAGTGGACACAATGATCAGCCGTGGTTGGTTGACCGTTTGTTGCGTAACTTGCTGATTGATATTACGGGCAATACGCATCGGGCGGAGTTCTGCATCGACAAGCTGTATTCACCGGATTCTTTCAGCGGTCGCCAAGGTTTGCTGGAATTCCGTGGGTTTGAAATGCCGCCTCATGCGCGGATGTCGTTGGTACAGATGTTGCTGATCCGTACCCTGATGGTGCGTTTCTGGAATACGCCGTATGCGCATCGCTTGGTGCGTTGGGGTACGGCGTTGCACGACCGTTTCATGTTGCCGCATTACGTGTGGGAAGACATGAAGGATGTGTGCGCGGACTTGCAGGCGGCGGGGTATCCGTTCCAGTTGGAGTGGTTGGCTCCGTTCCACGAGTTCCGTTTCCCGGTGTATGGGCGGGTGCAATATTGCGGCATTGAGCTGGAATTGCGGGCGGCGTTAGAGCCGTGGAATGTGTTGGGTGAGGAATTGAGTAGCCAAGGCACGGCGCGGTTTGTGGATTCGTCGTTGGAACGGGTGCAGGTGAAAATCAATGGTTTGACCGATTCGCGTTACGTGGTGGCGTGTAATGGGCGGCGTGTGCCGATGAAGGCGACCGGCGTGAAGGGTGAGTATGTGGCGGGGGTGCGCTTCCGTGCTTGGCAGCCGCCTTCCGCGTTGCATCCGACGATTGGGATTCATGCGCCGTTGGTGTTTGACATTATTGATACCTGGAATGGGCGTTCGGTGGGTGGTTGCACTTACCATGTGTCGCATCCGGGCGGGCGCAATTCCGAGATCTTCCCGGTGAATGCGTATGAGGCGGAAAGTCGGCGCTTCTCGCGCTTCCGTGAGGAACATACGCCGGGTGTGATTGAGCCGAAGTTCTTGTCGGAGGCGACGCGGGCGTTCTATGAGCATGGGGCGAAGCCGCAGCCGATGAGTCCACCGCCGGAAGAGGTAAATGCGGATTATCCGTATACGCTGGATTTACGGCGGGGATAG
- a CDS encoding sel1 repeat family protein, which translates to MKSKIFATSVFIFSLMLVAAITNNILQTEKDEELNFNKLKSSANQGDITSINALGNIYLKGDDSVKNEQEAIRWFRKAADAGSVEAQTNLGDIYSAGKGVAINEKEATIWYRKAADQGDAKAQVNLGFAYFIGLGIRKDKSEALKWFNKSASWVKESAEKGDVEAQVSLGGMYFLGAGIKKDEAEAVNWFRKAADQGNSEAQVGLGFSYFTGKGVKMDGPEAIKWIRRAAEKENISAQSTLGLYLINTETEKDQEEAIKWIKKAAKGGDILAQVTLSGLYLTGQGIEKDEVEATVWIEKAVNQLKKSAEWGNIQSQFYLGNMYLIGQGVEKDEAEAVKWIRKAAEEGSAEAQSTLASMYLMGQGVKKDEVEAANWVKKGAEQGDTYAQSTLGTLYSAGIGVKEDPVEAINWQRKSAEQGNVVAQISMGMAYANGHGVNKDRAEALKWLRKAAEQDKVGSKEALLQVLARDRPPQRPDKEIPVDTLKSWSVQGDTTAMNMLGVMYIHGDGVSKDEKEAVNWFRKAAEQGNSEAQVNLGVIYDEGNSIEKDEIEAAKWFRKSAEQNNIDAQVRLGLAYEYGWGVNKDRIESIKWFGKAAALESDSAKEILHDISSLANEIDKE; encoded by the coding sequence ATGAAAAGCAAAATATTCGCAACATCAGTTTTTATATTTTCTTTAATGCTAGTGGCGGCAATAACGAATAATATATTGCAAACTGAGAAAGACGAAGAGCTAAATTTTAACAAATTAAAATCATCAGCTAATCAGGGAGATATTACATCAATAAATGCGTTAGGGAATATTTATTTAAAAGGAGATGATTCCGTAAAAAATGAACAAGAAGCTATAAGGTGGTTTAGAAAGGCTGCTGACGCAGGGAGTGTTGAAGCACAAACTAATCTAGGAGATATATATTCTGCGGGAAAAGGAGTGGCTATAAACGAGAAAGAAGCTACGATATGGTATAGAAAAGCTGCTGATCAAGGAGATGCAAAAGCTCAAGTTAATCTTGGATTTGCTTACTTCATAGGGTTGGGAATAAGAAAAGATAAATCTGAAGCATTAAAATGGTTCAATAAGTCAGCAAGTTGGGTTAAGGAGTCTGCTGAAAAAGGGGATGTTGAGGCGCAAGTCAGCCTTGGAGGAATGTATTTTCTAGGTGCAGGGATCAAGAAGGATGAAGCAGAAGCGGTAAATTGGTTTAGAAAAGCTGCGGATCAAGGAAATTCCGAAGCTCAAGTCGGTCTTGGATTTTCCTATTTTACGGGAAAAGGAGTAAAAATGGACGGGCCAGAAGCAATAAAATGGATTAGAAGAGCTGCTGAAAAAGAGAATATCTCAGCCCAAAGTACTCTTGGACTTTATTTGATAAATACCGAGACTGAGAAAGATCAAGAAGAAGCAATAAAATGGATTAAGAAGGCTGCTAAAGGTGGAGATATCTTGGCTCAAGTTACTCTTAGTGGTCTGTATCTAACAGGACAAGGGATTGAAAAAGATGAAGTCGAGGCAACAGTATGGATTGAAAAAGCAGTAAATCAACTTAAAAAGTCTGCTGAATGGGGAAATATTCAATCTCAATTCTACTTGGGAAATATGTATCTGATAGGGCAAGGAGTTGAAAAAGATGAAGCCGAAGCGGTAAAATGGATCAGGAAAGCTGCCGAAGAAGGGAGTGCCGAAGCCCAGAGTACTCTCGCGAGTATGTATCTGATGGGGCAGGGTGTAAAGAAAGATGAAGTCGAAGCGGCAAACTGGGTGAAAAAAGGGGCTGAACAGGGAGATACATATGCTCAGAGTACTTTAGGCACTCTATATAGTGCAGGGATAGGTGTCAAAGAGGATCCAGTAGAAGCTATAAACTGGCAGAGAAAGTCGGCTGAGCAGGGAAACGTTGTGGCACAAATTAGTATGGGTATGGCGTATGCCAATGGGCATGGTGTTAATAAAGATAGGGCAGAAGCATTAAAGTGGCTGAGAAAAGCTGCGGAGCAAGATAAGGTTGGATCTAAAGAGGCTCTCTTGCAAGTATTGGCGAGAGATAGACCCCCACAACGACCGGATAAAGAAATTCCTGTCGATACCTTAAAGTCATGGAGCGTTCAAGGCGATACTACTGCGATGAATATGTTAGGCGTAATGTATATTCATGGTGATGGAGTTAGTAAAGATGAGAAAGAAGCTGTCAATTGGTTTAGAAAAGCGGCTGAACAGGGAAACTCTGAAGCCCAAGTAAACCTTGGTGTAATATATGATGAAGGCAATAGTATAGAAAAAGATGAAATTGAGGCGGCGAAATGGTTTAGAAAATCGGCGGAGCAAAATAATATTGATGCCCAAGTCAGGCTAGGGCTTGCTTATGAATATGGTTGGGGAGTAAATAAAGATAGAATAGAATCTATCAAGTGGTTTGGTAAAGCAGCAGCGCTGGAAAGTGATTCAGCTAAAGAGATATTACACGATATTAGTAGTCTTGCTAATGAAATTGACAAAGAATAA
- a CDS encoding transglutaminase family protein, producing MYSPDSFSGRQGLLEFRGFEMPPHARMSLVQMLLIRTLMVRFWNTPYAHRLVRWGTALHDRFMLPHYVWEDMKDVCADLQAAGYPFQLEWLAPFHEFRFPVYGRVQYCGIELELRAALEPWNVLGEELSSQGTARFVDSSLERVQVKINGLTDSRYVVACNGRRVPMKATGVKGEYVAGVRFRAWQPPSALHPTIGIHAPLVFDIIDTWNGRSVGGCTYHVSHPGGRNSEIFPVNAYEAESRRFSRFREEHTPGVIEPKFLSEATRAFYEHGAKPQPMSPPPEEVNADYPYTLDLRRG from the coding sequence CTGTATTCACCGGATTCTTTCAGCGGTCGCCAAGGTTTGCTGGAATTCCGTGGGTTTGAAATGCCGCCTCATGCGCGGATGTCGTTGGTACAGATGTTGCTGATCCGTACCCTGATGGTGCGTTTCTGGAATACGCCGTATGCGCATCGCTTGGTGCGTTGGGGTACGGCGTTGCACGACCGTTTCATGTTGCCGCATTACGTGTGGGAAGACATGAAGGATGTGTGCGCGGACTTGCAGGCGGCGGGGTATCCGTTCCAGTTGGAGTGGTTGGCTCCGTTCCACGAGTTCCGTTTCCCGGTGTATGGGCGGGTGCAATATTGCGGCATTGAGCTGGAATTGCGGGCGGCGTTAGAGCCGTGGAATGTGTTGGGTGAGGAATTGAGTAGCCAAGGCACGGCGCGGTTTGTGGATTCGTCGTTGGAACGGGTGCAGGTGAAAATCAATGGTTTGACCGATTCGCGTTACGTGGTGGCGTGTAATGGGCGGCGTGTGCCGATGAAGGCGACCGGCGTGAAGGGTGAGTATGTGGCGGGGGTGCGCTTCCGTGCTTGGCAGCCGCCTTCCGCGTTGCATCCGACGATTGGGATTCATGCGCCGTTGGTGTTTGACATTATTGATACCTGGAATGGGCGTTCGGTGGGTGGTTGCACTTACCATGTGTCGCATCCGGGCGGGCGCAATTCCGAGATCTTCCCGGTGAATGCGTATGAGGCGGAAAGTCGGCGCTTCTCGCGCTTCCGTGAGGAACATACGCCGGGTGTGATTGAGCCGAAGTTCTTGTCGGAGGCGACGCGGGCGTTCTATGAGCATGGGGCGAAGCCGCAGCCGATGAGTCCACCGCCGGAAGAGGTGAATGCGGATTATCCGTATACGTTGGATTTACGGCGGGGGTAG
- a CDS encoding caspase family protein, producing the protein MPSRKALIVGVSQYAPETELSNLSAPVRDAQVVYEMLRQYGNFDLPPILLHEGQDKHGRWMEGVVNTDDLEKALDNLFTQEEAEAVDLAVFYFSGHGTYDNKTRQAFLATTDNAQAITLLNLLDRVENSHIQNVCIWLDACHSGGVLDFKELKGKNYCVVAAASKFGSALAPYGGNSFLTQLLCQALKPCETSRPEVTTFELVRYLKQHRRDLPPLQHVLFVHGEHYFPLTFCDHPLPESDRISPDECPFKGLEAFTQNDAKYFFGRKRIIQQYLDRLEQEGGKRLVPIIGASGSGKSSLVLAGIIPNLLETDWEVRIIQPASGCPLQNLQDILGIAVGGQHDAATVQQAVLQQIPEGKKFLLVIDQFEQVFTQCTDGIEKIVFKHLLSMAVQANSHFYLMLTLRWDFLEDFLQYANDVHPDMREYLRLIELLPTLDSDELYEAITEPLKLIGMTIDGGLVNELSAKSLGEKGSLPLLQYTLKELWTEVKRKGNSTLTWDLYQQLGEEHGGGLRGILNQKANEFYESLTEKQKLLLEWLMVSLTQHREDDGAYTRRTLTMKELTNDQLEYKDTIHALIERLASEDYRLLTKGSTPENMPTVTVAHEVLIRDWIQLGTWLQTNREIISWRERIKEDVIDWKRTGGSLLQDGRLAEAQELLARYPESLLIGNNDRDFIKSGIKHQKRQRNKFVISIALFIIVLLAGIAATTWQWQEAEKQQREASRQANNALVGKISSQSMFNSGIGNTDKKHINRGILMAVEAFNLDPQSLTAKKNLLDILYSTHLIKTLYWNEPINNIEINDKEKLIFSSGEHGSVQLWDEVSGKKSTSFWHGFIVGNGKKAISPDGNLMASSGYGGILELWNSKTGKLHSKFQQGNEIMCIRFSPDGKLIAAGDESGNIMLWDIATNKLLNKSFTGHSAKTNTIAFSSDGKKIISGSDDQTLRLWDVATGEIIGEPWHGHSGAVTSVAFLADSSLWVVSGSDDKSLILWDATAGKTIKSPWQGHTSGVTSVAVSHNGEWVVSGGQDNTLILWDNSGQAIGKPWLGHEGEGFNSGVSSVVFSSDDKYVFSGGRDGTLRKWSRNAGLAIGKHFDTLSSTLAFSPDNKYILSGFSHGLELWDIATAKCTSDLWVNETIRSVAFSPDGKQVVSAGEKGVLRLWDVTTGELIGNGKPWVGHDDDDYVYQVRFSPDGKKVISGSSDRSLMLWDVSSGMPIGKPWLAHQGTVEGVAFSPDGKQVVSGGWDGKLLLWDVNTGKQISEFWRDGNTAYISSVSFSPDGKLVISGGHDNALTLWSMETKKPIGFPWRGHNDTITSVTFSHNGKLVASTSDNKKDNIGEVILWDVETSTPIGEHRYKYGYFGQLKNNPPQDIAFSSDDKLLAASGPEGISIWEMEPSLWVKKACSIVNRNFDLIEWKLVISDTLPYQKTCPDLPAPSEAGWIKPYNNTF; encoded by the coding sequence ATGCCAAGTCGCAAAGCATTGATTGTTGGTGTCAGCCAGTATGCTCCTGAAACTGAGTTATCTAATCTTTCCGCACCTGTACGAGATGCACAGGTTGTCTATGAGATGTTACGCCAATACGGTAATTTCGACCTGCCTCCCATTCTGCTCCATGAAGGACAAGACAAGCATGGCCGCTGGATGGAAGGTGTTGTCAATACGGATGACTTGGAGAAAGCTTTAGATAACCTTTTTACCCAAGAGGAGGCTGAAGCAGTAGACCTTGCTGTTTTCTATTTTTCTGGTCACGGAACGTATGATAACAAAACTCGGCAGGCTTTCCTTGCCACTACTGATAACGCACAAGCTATTACCTTGCTTAACCTGCTGGATCGGGTTGAAAACAGTCATATTCAAAATGTTTGTATCTGGTTGGATGCTTGTCACAGTGGTGGTGTACTGGATTTCAAAGAACTCAAAGGCAAGAATTATTGTGTTGTGGCGGCAGCCTCTAAATTTGGTTCGGCACTTGCTCCTTATGGTGGTAACAGCTTTCTGACACAACTGCTCTGCCAAGCATTGAAACCATGTGAAACGTCCAGACCAGAAGTCACCACGTTTGAACTGGTACGTTACCTGAAACAACATCGCCGCGATTTGCCTCCTTTGCAACATGTGCTATTTGTACACGGTGAGCATTATTTTCCGCTGACTTTCTGTGATCATCCCTTGCCAGAAAGCGATAGGATCTCCCCCGATGAATGTCCATTCAAAGGTCTGGAAGCATTTACACAGAATGATGCAAAGTATTTCTTCGGACGTAAACGCATCATTCAACAGTATCTCGACAGATTGGAACAAGAAGGTGGTAAACGCCTAGTCCCAATTATTGGAGCTTCGGGCAGTGGTAAATCCTCGCTGGTTTTGGCGGGTATTATACCTAATCTGCTGGAAACCGACTGGGAAGTAAGAATTATACAACCTGCAAGCGGTTGTCCTTTGCAAAACCTTCAGGATATTTTAGGCATAGCCGTAGGTGGTCAGCACGATGCAGCGACTGTGCAGCAAGCCGTGTTGCAACAAATACCAGAAGGTAAAAAATTTCTGCTAGTTATTGATCAGTTTGAGCAAGTATTTACCCAATGCACTGATGGAATAGAAAAGATTGTATTCAAACATCTTCTCAGCATGGCGGTGCAAGCCAATAGCCATTTTTATCTTATGCTGACTTTACGTTGGGACTTTCTGGAAGACTTCCTGCAATATGCCAACGATGTTCACCCTGACATGCGGGAATATTTACGGCTTATTGAACTGCTTCCCACATTGGATTCCGATGAGTTATATGAAGCTATCACCGAACCACTGAAGCTGATTGGCATGACGATTGATGGAGGTTTGGTTAATGAGTTGTCAGCAAAATCGCTAGGTGAAAAAGGTAGCCTGCCGCTTCTACAATACACATTAAAGGAACTCTGGACTGAGGTAAAGCGCAAAGGTAACAGCACCCTGACGTGGGATTTATACCAACAGTTAGGGGAAGAACATGGTGGTGGGCTGCGTGGTATCCTCAACCAAAAAGCAAACGAGTTTTACGAGAGCCTGACCGAAAAGCAAAAACTTTTGTTGGAATGGCTAATGGTCAGTCTAACTCAACATCGAGAAGATGACGGTGCATATACTCGCCGTACTTTGACGATGAAAGAGTTGACTAATGATCAACTAGAATACAAAGACACAATCCATGCATTGATAGAACGATTGGCTTCAGAAGACTACCGCTTATTGACCAAAGGTAGTACACCAGAAAACATGCCCACAGTGACAGTAGCGCATGAAGTATTAATTCGTGACTGGATTCAATTAGGCACTTGGCTTCAAACTAACCGTGAAATTATTAGCTGGCGTGAACGGATCAAAGAGGATGTTATTGACTGGAAGAGAACTGGTGGTAGCCTACTACAAGATGGGCGACTAGCAGAGGCTCAAGAACTTCTTGCACGCTATCCTGAGTCATTATTGATTGGAAATAACGATAGGGATTTTATTAAATCAGGCATCAAACACCAAAAACGGCAACGTAATAAGTTCGTTATTTCAATCGCTTTATTTATAATTGTTTTATTAGCAGGTATAGCTGCTACCACTTGGCAGTGGCAAGAGGCGGAAAAACAACAGAGAGAAGCAAGTCGACAGGCAAATAATGCTCTTGTTGGTAAAATATCCAGTCAGTCCATGTTTAACTCTGGCATCGGAAATACCGATAAAAAGCATATCAATAGAGGTATATTAATGGCAGTAGAGGCATTCAATTTAGATCCCCAAAGTCTTACTGCCAAAAAAAACTTATTAGATATTTTGTATTCCACTCACTTAATAAAGACTTTATACTGGAATGAGCCAATTAATAATATTGAGATAAATGATAAGGAAAAATTAATATTTTCTTCTGGAGAGCATGGATCAGTACAGCTATGGGATGAAGTATCAGGAAAGAAGTCAACGAGTTTTTGGCACGGCTTTATAGTAGGAAATGGAAAGAAAGCAATTAGTCCTGATGGAAATCTCATGGCATCAAGTGGATATGGTGGAATTTTGGAATTATGGAATAGCAAAACAGGTAAGTTGCATAGTAAGTTTCAACAAGGTAATGAGATTATGTGTATTAGGTTTAGTCCAGATGGAAAATTAATAGCAGCAGGAGACGAATCAGGTAATATCATGCTATGGGATATAGCGACTAACAAATTGCTAAATAAATCTTTTACTGGTCATAGTGCCAAAACTAATACTATTGCCTTCAGCTCAGATGGAAAAAAAATAATTAGTGGTAGTGACGATCAAACCTTAAGATTATGGGATGTTGCAACAGGTGAAATTATCGGAGAACCATGGCATGGTCATTCTGGTGCAGTTACTAGCGTTGCATTTTTAGCAGATTCTAGTCTCTGGGTAGTAAGCGGTAGTGATGATAAGAGCTTGATATTATGGGATGCAACTGCGGGTAAAACTATTAAGTCTCCATGGCAAGGACATACAAGCGGTGTGACAAGCGTTGCAGTTAGTCACAATGGAGAATGGGTTGTTAGTGGTGGACAAGATAATACCCTAATTTTATGGGACAATTCTGGTCAAGCAATTGGGAAGCCTTGGTTAGGTCATGAAGGTGAAGGATTTAATAGCGGGGTATCGAGTGTAGTATTTTCCTCCGACGACAAGTATGTATTCAGCGGGGGGCGGGATGGGACTTTGCGTAAATGGAGTCGGAATGCAGGTTTGGCAATAGGCAAACATTTTGACACTTTGTCTTCAACACTCGCCTTCAGTCCTGATAATAAATACATATTGTCAGGGTTTTCACATGGCTTAGAGTTATGGGATATCGCTACAGCAAAGTGCACAAGTGATCTGTGGGTCAATGAAACTATACGTAGTGTCGCATTCAGCCCCGATGGAAAACAAGTTGTTAGTGCAGGGGAGAAAGGGGTTTTACGACTATGGGATGTAACCACTGGGGAGTTAATCGGAAACGGAAAACCATGGGTGGGACATGATGATGATGACTATGTTTATCAAGTTAGATTTAGTCCTGATGGTAAAAAAGTTATAAGCGGGAGTTCTGATAGGTCATTAATGCTATGGGATGTTTCGTCAGGAATGCCTATCGGTAAACCTTGGTTGGCCCATCAAGGAACTGTAGAAGGAGTTGCTTTCAGCCCAGATGGAAAACAAGTGGTAAGTGGCGGTTGGGATGGAAAGTTATTGTTATGGGATGTTAACACAGGAAAACAAATTTCAGAATTCTGGAGGGATGGAAATACAGCTTATATTTCTAGTGTAAGCTTTAGCCCAGATGGAAAGCTGGTAATTAGTGGTGGTCATGATAATGCCTTAACATTATGGTCTATGGAAACAAAGAAACCAATTGGTTTCCCATGGCGAGGACACAATGATACAATCACCTCTGTCACTTTTAGCCATAATGGTAAGCTAGTGGCTAGCACTAGTGATAATAAAAAAGATAACATAGGAGAAGTAATATTATGGGATGTAGAGACCAGCACTCCGATTGGAGAACATCGGTATAAGTATGGATATTTCGGACAACTTAAAAATAATCCTCCCCAAGACATAGCATTCAGTTCAGATGATAAGTTGTTAGCTGCTAGTGGCCCAGAAGGTATCAGTATATGGGAAATGGAACCTTCTCTATGGGTAAAAAAAGCTTGCTCCATTGTCAATCGAAACTTTGACCTCATTGAATGGAAACTTGTCATAAGCGATACACTACCCTATCAAAAAACTTGTCCTGATTTACCTGCTCCTAGTGAAGCGGGGTGGATAAAACCTTATAATAATACTTTTTAA
- a CDS encoding putative toxin-antitoxin system toxin component, PIN family — protein MTRTTKKLIFDTSSLIGAVINAKSLPALVFAQAKQAHTLFISLETIAELQTVVARKKFDHYFIGKEASRREDFFAEYRAIAQLVEPTHTATECRDENDNMFLSLALSVEADMIVSSDNDLLVLNPYKNIRVLTVRQYAEENGLLSGS, from the coding sequence ATGACCCGCACAACAAAAAAACTCATTTTTGATACCAGTTCCCTGATTGGGGCGGTCATCAATGCCAAATCCTTGCCTGCTTTGGTCTTTGCCCAAGCCAAACAAGCGCATACATTGTTCATTTCGTTGGAAACTATCGCCGAACTTCAAACAGTTGTTGCCAGAAAGAAATTTGACCACTATTTCATCGGGAAAGAGGCGAGCCGGAGAGAAGATTTCTTTGCTGAATACCGTGCAATCGCTCAGCTTGTTGAACCCACGCATACCGCGACGGAGTGCCGGGATGAAAACGACAATATGTTTTTATCTTTAGCGTTATCGGTTGAAGCGGATATGATCGTCTCCAGTGATAATGATTTGCTGGTGCTGAATCCCTATAAAAATATTCGGGTACTGACTGTCAGGCAGTATGCGGAGGAAAATGGCTTGCTCTCTGGTTCATGA